The genomic stretch AAAGCATCGATGCTGATGGGTACAGCAGCGGTATTTCTAGGGGGCTGTGCGCCTGTGGCTTATTACCCACAAACAGCACAATACCCTTATTGGAACCACACGGTTCCGGGGGCTTACCAAGGGGAACCAAGACCGTATTTTGCTCGCTATAATACCCAAGGAATGTCACCACCTGCCTATTCCCAGCCATACCAACCCTTATCCCAACAGACCGAACCAGCCGACGCACCGGCAAGACGTGCCTTGCTGGCACATGCACATCAAGCACTAGGAGTACGTTACACCTACGGCGGTGAAACACCCCGCGAAGGCTTTGATTGCAGTGGCTTGACGCAGTACGTCTATAAAAATGCCCAAGGCATCACCTTGCCCCGCACGGCACTCGAACAAAGCAAAGCCAGCCGCACCATCAGCTTTGAAGAAATGCGCCCCGGCGACCTGATCTTCTTCCGCACCAGTGGCAGCACTATCAACCATGTAGGCATCTACATCGGACGCGGTGATTTCATTAACGCTGCATCCGGTGGCGGCAAAGTCACCCTTGACAGCCTCAGCAAAAGTTACTGGCAGCAGCGCCTCGTTAAGTTTGGCACATTCCTGACGTAAACCTGTTCTTTGGCATGAACCTTTACATCAGATTTTCCGACTGACCGTCAGGCCAGTTGCTAATTTTGGCTGAATAGCGTCTATACTACGTGTGGAGATCCATTCATACGTAAACCATAGGAGAAAACAAGATGGGACTGTTTGATTTTGCCAGAAACATTGGCAAGAAAATTTTTGGCAAGGAAGAGGAAGCCCCTACGGCATTAACACAGCACATCAATGAAGACAACCCCGGTGTCGATGGCCTGCAAGTTGAAGTCAAAGATGGCGTTGCCACGTTGACCGGTCAGGCACAGTCCGCTGAGGCGCTGGAAAAAGCTGTCTTGATGGCAGGCAACGCTATGGGTATTCAGGAAGTCAAAGCTGATGGCATGACTATTGCCGATGGCAGCCAAGTTGGTGGAGACGATGAGTTTTATGTTATCGTCAAAGGCGACACTTTGTGGAAAATTGCTGAAAATGCTTATGGCAACGGTGCTAAGTACACCAAGATTGTGGAAGTAAACCGTGAAGTCATCAAAGATGCTGACAAAATCTTCCCCGGTCAGAAAATCCGCATTCCTAAAAATATCTAACCAAAGGTACATTCACACATGGATATGATGCAAATCGCTGTACAGTTGTTCAAAAGCCAACTGGATAAAGATGGCGACGGCCAACTGGAAATGACTGAAATCGCTTCAGCCATGATGGGTCTGATGGGTGGCGGTCAAAATCAGGCACAGGCTGGTGGTTTGGGCGGCTTGGCCTCCATGATTTCCGGTATGCAAGGTGGTGGTGACTCTGGTTTGGCATCACTGGCAGCTTCCTGGTTAGGCAATGGCGCTAATGCCCAGCCTTCCGGTAACCAAGTAACCCAAATGTTCGGGCAAGACAAAATCGCTGCTTTCGCCCAGCAACTGGGTATTAGCCCTGATCAAGCGGTTAGCGGTTTGCAAGCGGCTGTTCCTGAAGTAGTCGACAAGGCATCCCCAAGCGGTTCATTGGATTTGAACAGTCTGCTGGATTCAGTTGGTGGCGTATCTGGCGCTATTGGTCTGGCAAGCAAGCTGTTCGGTCGTTAATTCGGCTCACCCGTACTCTCTAAAAAAGCCGCTCTAACAAGGCGGCTTTTTTGATGCCCATAATTTTCATGGGAATACTGTTCCAGTTTCAGGTAATCACCTATAGTTAGATGATTACTGTACAAGGCCGTTACAAAACCTATGAATTTTAACACTGACCCTGACGGGAATGACAATACCGCGCTTTTTCCGATTGGCACTGTTTCTGAACAGACGGGTGTTAACACCGTTACCTTGCGGGCGTGGGAACGCCGTTACGGTTTGCTAAAACCGCGCCGCACTCCCAAAGGCCACCGCCTTTACAGCCAGCAGGACGTTGAACGGGTAAAGCAAGTGCTGGTGTTGCTTGATCAAGGCATTCCTGTTAGCCGTGTCCGGGATGTCATCGACAGCAATAACCACTTAACTCTGTTGCACCCAGCAAAAACGGCGCAAACCGATGACCCTTGGCGGCATTACTGCACCCTGTTCCAACGCTGGATCCATAAACTCGATGCCCGCTCACTCGAACAAGTGTTTAACGAGGCCGTTTCGCTGTATTCGTTGGAACTGGTCGCCAAAAAATTATTGCTGCCACTCCACCAACAGCTTTGGCAACAACAGGGCGTGCTGCCCTCCACCCATGCGGATTACGCGTTCTTGCATGAATTCCTGTGTGCCAAGCTGGGTTCACGCTATTTGCAACACAATGGCCGCGCCACAGGCAAGCACATCTTGCTCGCCAATACCTGTGGTCATGAGGCACAACTCGAAACGCTATTGCTCGCCAATGTGCTCAGCCAACACGGTTATCAGGTCAGCTTGCTGGGGACAAAAACCCAACTGGATCACCTACCCCTGATAATCGGGCGGGTAATATTTGATGCTTTACTGCTTCCCCAACACGGTAGCATTACCAGCGCTTTGCACGCCTTGGTAAACATGACCAATATCCGTGTTTTCCTGTCAGGCACTCAAGAAGAACAGACGCCAGAAACGCAGGAACACGCCTTGATTCAAAGGCTACCAACTGACTTAAGCGAGGTTTGCCGTTTCATGGATCAAACCCTGCTCATACCGGGTAAGGCTCCATGACAACCGCCATCGTTTGGCTGCGGCAAGACCTGCGCCTTGCTGATAACCCAGCCTTGTACCATGCCTGCCGTACCTGCGACCACATTATCCCGCTCTTCATTGACGACCCGTTGCCCACTTCTGTCAGCCAATTGGGCGCCGCCAGTCGCGCATGGTTACACCACAGTTTGCAAGACCTGGATACACGCTTGCAAGCCATAGGAAACCGCCTGACCTTACAACAAGGCGCAGCACTGCCGATCTTGCAAAAACTGATCGCCACCACCGGCGCAACCCATGTGTATTGGAACCGGGTATACGACCCGCAAAGCCTCGCCCGCGACAAGCACCTCAAGGAAGCTCTCAAGCCAAGCTGTGCTGTCCACAGCTTCAACGCCAGCCTGCTCAATGAACCGTGGGAAGTGCTCAAAGCCGATAGCACACCCTACAAAGTCTTCACCCCTTTCTGGAAAGCCATGTTGAAACACGGCATCCAGCATTTGCCCCTACCCCTGCCGGAACGCATTCCCGCCCTCCCCTTGCAACCAGAAAGCCTGCCACTGGAAACACTGGGTTTGCTGCCGCATATCCGTTGGGACACCGGCATGATGGCGCACTGGCAAGTCGGTGAAGAAGCTGCCATGCAAAAGTTGCACGATTTCTTGCCAACACATGGCGGTGCTTACAAGGAGGCGCGTAATTTCCCCGCTCAACCCGGCACTGCCCGGCTTTCCCCCCATCTGCATTTCGGTGAAATCAGCCCCCGCCAAGCGGTTTACCATACCGAGCGGCATTTGGCAGAACAGCCCGGCGCGGAAAATGGTTTACGCCATTTTATGCAGGAAATTGGCTGGCGGGAATTTGCGTATTACCTGCTGTACCACTTTCCGCACACCGTCGAACGGGCGCTGGATGCGCGTTTCGACCACTTTCCGTGGGCAGACGATTACACCGACGTATTGGAACGCTGGCAACGTGGGCAAACCGGCTTTCCCATCATTGATGCGGGGATGCGCGAACTCTGGCAAACCGGTTGGATGCACAATCGGGTACGCATGATCGTGGCATCATTGCTCACCAAAAACTTGCTGGTGCCGTGGCAGGTGGGGGAACAGTGGTTCCGGGATACGCTGGTGGATGCTGATCTTGCCAGCAATGTACTCGGGTGGCAGTGGGTAGCCGGTTGCGGGGCGGATGCCGCACCGTATTTCCGCATTTTCAACCCGACCCTGCAAGGGCAGACGTTTGATCCTGACGGTGAATACATCCGGCGGTGGATACCAGAATTACAGACACGGGATTATCCCTCGCCGATCATGGACTTAAAGGCTAGCCGCGAACGGGCATTGGCGAAATTTTCACAAATCAAACAATAGTTTTGCTTGACATCCTCCCCTCCCTAAAGGAAGGGGATTCCTACTGCATTCAGCTAGATAGCTGACTGACTTCGGCGGGTTCCTGCTTCACAGAGCGGCTTAAGGCCGCATCTCCACAGGCTAACAAGCGGTATCCCCGCTCTAAAACATTGATCGCGCCGACATGATCGGCGTGATTTTCATAGTGACATTGCACACACACAAACCGCGCTTGCGTCTGACGATTGTCCGCCGCTACATGGTGACATTCGGGGCATTCCTGACTGGTGTAATGCGGTGGCACAGTGAACAACATGCCGCCTTTCCATACCATCTTGTAGTCGAGTTGCCGTCGAAATTCACCCCAGCCTTGGTCGAGAATGGCTTTGTTTAAGCCAGATTTCTGGACAACGTTCTTGCCGGGGTTTTCTGCCGTGCCTGCCGCTGACTTCGACATATTTCGTACCTGCAAATCTTCGATGAACACGAACGCGTGGTTTTGGCTGAGCGTGGTCGTCGCCTTGTGCAGGAAATCGCGGCGGGCGTTGGCGATTTGCGGGTGAATTTTTTGAACTTTAACTTGGGCTTTTTTCCAGTTGTTGCTGAACTTTTGTTTGTGCGCCATGCGCCGTTGGTATTTGGCGAGTTTGGCGGCTTTAGTTTTGAAGCTGTTGCGCGGTTCGAGGTACGTACCGTCGGAGAACGTGGCAAAACGGGCTATACCCAGGTCGATGCCGATGGCTGTCGTGGCTTGAGAGGCGATTTTTTCCACTTCCCGCTGAGTTTGGATGCTGACAAACCATTGGCTGCCCTTGCTGGAAACCGTGACATCGCGGCTGTTGAGGTAGCGTATCCAGCCCAGTTTCGGCAGAAAAATTCGGCTACTGCCTGGGTCGAGCTTGATTTGTTTGGGGTCGGGGTAACGGAAGCTATCACCACTGCCTTTGCGTTTGAAGCGGGGGAAGTCGGCACGTTTGGCGAAAAAGTTTTGGTAAGCCTTGTCGAGGTCTTTGAGTGCGTGTTGCAGGGGATGAACGGGGGCATCTTTCAGCCAAGGGGTTTCTGTGCCGTTACGCCATGCTGTCAGATGCTTGGCCATTGCGACGTAACCGATGAATTTTCACCCGCTTCATGATTGGCTTGCTGCAACGCTAATGCCTTGTTGTAAACGAAGCGGCATGACCCAGCAAAACGGCGCAGTTGACGCTGTGTTTCACCATTGGGCATGAGTTCGTATTTGAAGGCTTGGTGTCGTTGCATCTTCGGAGTGTAGCTAAACAAGAGCGGCTTGAGTGGGTATTCTGCGTTAAACTGCGCGGATTATCCGACAAAACTACCGAACATAGGGCGGCTTCGCCACCCGCGCTATCCTCCCCGACCTGAAGGACGGGGTTTGCCGCGCAACCTGATCAAGCAATCGCCCTGCTCATTCAAAACAGGGCGATTTTTCAGTCGACGTTATATCATTCCATCTCGACGATAAGATCGCCTTGCTCAACCAACTCCCCGGCTGGCAAGTGAACCTTCTTGACCTTACCCGCTGCTGGCGCGGTAATGGTGGTTTCCATCTTCATCGCTTCGATCACGAATAGCGGGGTATTCTCCTCAACTTCATCCCCAGCTTTGACCATGACGGTAGACAGCTTGCCTTGCAAGGATGTGCCGACTTCATTCGGGTCAACCGCCTTGCGGTTCGTAGCCTTGGTTGGCTTCACCGACAGATCGCGGATTTGTACCGCGCGGATTTGCCCGTTGAAGTCGAAAGTGACACCACACATACCGCTTTCATCCGTTGGTGAACGGTATAGCAGGCGGATGATCAGCACCTTGCCACGTCCCAGTTCGACCAGCACCTCTTCGTTCAGCTTGAGGCCGTAGAAGAACAATGCTGTCGGTAGATGGCTAATATCACCGTATTCCTGCTGGTGCTTGTAGAACTCGCGGAATACCGCCGGGTACATTTTGAACGACAGGAAGTCGAGGAAGGTCTGTTCCGGGTCGAACTCTTGCTTGAAGGCTTCAAACTCGGCATCCATATCCACCGGCTTGAGGTGATCATTGGGACGGCCTGTGTACGGCTTTTCACCCTTGAGAATGATGTCGCTCAAGTCTTTGGGGAAACCGCCGGGTACTTGCCCCAAGCCGCCTTTGAACAGGTCGATCACGGAATCAGGGAACGCTAATGACTTACCACGCTCCATCACATCCTGCTCGGTCAGGCCGTTGGAGGTCATGTAAATCGCCATGTCGCCCACAACTTTAGAAGACGGGGTAACTTTCACAATGTCGCCGAACATGCGGTTGACGATCGCGTAGTTTTCCTTCACTTCCTCGAACTTGTGCTCCAGACCCAACGCAATCGCTTGCGGACGCAGGTTGGAATATTGCCCGCCGGGGATTTCGTGGTTGTACACTTCCGCCGTGCCCGCCTTGAGGCCGGACTCGAATGGGTAGTACATTTCGCGCACGTCTTCCCAATAGTTGGCGTAATCGTTCAAAGACTTGAGGTCGAACGGTTGTTCACGCGGCTGGCCTTCCATCGCGGCAATCAGCGAGTTCAGGTTAACCTGTGAAGTCAGGCCGGACATGGAACTCATGCAACCATCAACCACATCCACACCGCCTTCGATAGCTTTCAGCAAGGTGGCTGACTGGATGGAAGAGGTGTCGTGGGTATGCAAGTGGATAGGGATGTTGACCGCTGATTTCAATGCCGGGATCAGGGTTTCCGCTGCATACGGCTTGAGCAGACCCGCCATATCCTTCAGTGCCAGCATGTGCGCACCGGCATCTTCCAGTTGTCGCGCCAGATCGAGGTAGTATTGCAGGTTGAACTTGTTGCTGGGGTCTGTGTTGAGCACATTGCCGGTGTAGCAAATCGTGCCTTCCGCGATACCGCCAGTGCGTTCACGCACCACCTGAATGGATTTACGCATCCCCTCGATCCAGTTCAGGGAGTCGAAGATGCGGAACACGTCGATACCATTTTCCCACGACTTTTCGATGAAGGCTTCCACCACATTGTCAGGGTAAGCGGTGTAACCAACGGCGTTGGAGCCACGGAACAGCATTTGGAACAGGATGTTGGGAACGGCTTCGCGCAGTTGCTTCAAACGATCCCACGGGCATTCGTGCAGGAAGCGCATCGCCACGTCAAAAGTCGCCCCGCCCCACAGTTCCAGTGAGAACAGTTGCGGGTGGTTTTTGGCCAAACCTTCCGCAATTTTCATCATATCATCGGTACGCACGCGGGTTGCCAGCAAGGACTGGTGCGCGTCACGCAGCGTGGTATCGGTGTAGAAAATGTTCGGCTGTTCTTTGACCCACTGGCAGAATTTTTCCGCGCCCATTTCATCCAGCAAGTTTTTGCTGCCTTTGGGGTACGCGCCTACCTTGTCGAATTCCGGGATGATGGGCTTGCGGAAATGCTTATTGGGGTCAACGTACTTCACATCCGGGTTGCCGTTGACGATAACATCGCCGACGAATTTCAGCGTCTTGGTACCCCGGTCGAAACGGTGCGTCGTATGGAATAGCTCAGGGTGGTTGTCGATGAACGTAACAGCGCACTTACCTGTGGTAAACACCGGATGTTGCAGCACATTTTCAAGGAAGCCGATATTGGTTTTCACCCCACGGATACGGAATTCCTGTAAGGCTCGCAAGTTACGGTTGGAAGCACCTTCCAATGAACGCCCCCACGTAGTGACTTTAACCAGCATGGAGTCGAAGAACGGCGATACTTTCGCGCCGGGGTAAGCCGCACCCGCATCCAACCGCACCCCGAAGCCGCCGCTGCTGCGGTAGGCAATGATAGTGCCGTAGTCGGGCTTGAAACCGTTTTCCGGGTCTTCGGTGGTGATGCGGCATTGCACGGCGTAACCGTTGCATTCAACCGATTCCTGCGAAGGGATACCGATTTCAGGGTCGTCGAGTTTAGCGCCACCAGCGATCAAAATCTGGCTGCGCACAATGTCGATACCGGTGATTTCTTCAGTAATGGTGTGCTCGACCTGTACGCGCGGGTTCACTTCGATGAAGTAAATGCGCTCATCCTTGTCGACCAAGAACTCCACCGTACCTGCACAGGAGTACTCAACGTGGCGGGTGATGGCGAGGGCGTATTTGTACAGGTTTTCGCGGGTTTCGTCCTTCAGGCCCGTGCTAGGGGCAACTTCCACCACTTTCTGGAAGCGGCGTTGTACCGAGCAGTCGCGTTCATACAAGTGAACGATATTGCCATGAGTGTCACCCAAAATCTGGATTTCAATGTGCTTGGGTGAGTCGATGTATTTTTCGAGGAAAACGGTAGCATCGCCGAAGGCTTTTAGGGCTTCATTGCGGGCATCGTTATACGCGCCTTCCAGTTGTGAAGGTTCACGCAATACGCGCATCCCACGCCCACCGCCGCCGGAAGCGGCTTTCATCATCAGCGGGTAGCCGATGCGGTCAGCTTCACGTTTGGCAATTTCCAGCGTATCCAGTGGTTCGCGGCTGTCTTCGATGACAGGTAAGCCAGAGGCAATCGCGATTTCCTTAGCAGCTACTTTGTCGCCCAGTTTTTGCATCGCTTCTGGGGTGGGGCCGATGAAAATGATGCCTTCTTCACGGCAACGGGTTGCAAACCTTACATTTTCAGAGAGAAAGCCGTAGCCGGGGTGAATCGCGTCTACGTGGTTGCGTTTTGCCACCTTGATGATGGCTTCGATGTCGAGGTAGGGCTTGAGCGGCTCGTCATCCTTGCCAATCTGGTAGGCTTCGTCAGCCTTATAGCGGTGTGGTGAAAAACGGTCTTCGTAAGTATAGACGGAAACAGTGCGCAACTTGAGTTCAGACGCTGCCCGCAAGATGCGGACGGCAATTTCGCCACGATTGGCGACCAGAAGTTTGTTAATTGGCCGGGTCATTGGACTACCTTCATAAGGGTGGAACGGATTGCCGTTAACTGTGGGCTAGGTGTGGAAGCCCACACTATTATTATGCTGATAGTGTGCGTGAGTGACCGCCGCTAGTCAAACCGCTATTGGCGCTTTAATCAGCGGATGGTACTCATAACCCTGTAATTCAAAGTCATCGTAGGTAAATGCAAACAAATCGGTGACGGCGGGGTTCAATTTCATCTGCGGCAAGGGGTAAGGTTCACGGCTGAGTTGCCGTTCCACCTGTTCGAGATGGTTGGAATACAGGTGCGCATCACCGAGCGTGTGAACAAATTCACCCGGTTGCAAACCCGTTACCTGTGCCATCATCAGCGTCAATAGTGCGTAGGAAGCAATATTGAACGGCACACCAAGGAAAATATCCGCGCTGCGCTGGTACAACTGGCAGGATAATTTGCCTTCCGCCACGTAAAACTGGAAAAAGGCATGGCATGGCGGCAAGGCCATGTTATCGACATCCGCCACATTCCACGCGCTGACGATAATACGGCGCGAGTCAGGGTTGTGTTTCAATTGTTCAATCACTTGCGCCATCTGGTCGATGTGCCGCCCATCGGGTGTCGGCCAGTTACGCCATTGGTAGCCGTAAACTGGGCCAAGGTTGCCCTCGGCATCTGCCCATTCATCCCAGATGCTCACGCCATTTTCCTTCAGGTAACGGATATTGGTGTCGCCTTTAAGAAACCACAGCAACTCGTGGATGATCGAGCGCAAATGCAGCTTCTTGGTGGTGACCACCGGGAAACCTTCACTCAAGTCAAAACGCATCTGGTAGCCGAACACGGAAACTGTTCCCGTGCCGGTGCGGTCATCCTTACGAACCCCGTGATCACGCACATGGCGCATCAAATCCAGATATTGTTTCACCGCTTCCCTACCTTGTAAGCAACGCCCATGAACAATAAGCCCAGCAAAATCATAGGCACGCTCAAGACTTGCCCTTGCGTGACCCAACCCCAAGCGACGTAACCGAGTTGTGAATCCGGCTCGCGCACAAATTCCACCATCACCCGTGCAATCCCATAGCCAACCAGGAACAGGCCAGAAATCGCAGCCACCGGCGGCGAACGTTTCCTAAACCAGTTCAGCAGCAGGAACAGCACCAACCCTTCGAGGAATGCCTGATAAAGCTGTGAGGGGTGACGAGCAATATTATCCACCTGCGGAAATACCATACCCCACGGCACATCCGTGGCTCTACCCCACAATTCACCATTGATGAAATTGCCGATACGCCCGGCGCCCAAGCCAATCGGCACCAGCGGCGCAACAAAATCACTGACCTGAAAGAAATTCAGGTTCCAACGCCGCGCCAGCAGGAACATCGCCAGAATCACCCCCAGCAAGCCGCCGTGGAAACTCATGCCGCCATCCCACACCTGAAACAACGATATGGGGTCAGACAGGAAGCCTTTCAGATTGTAAAACAGCATGTAACCAATACGCCCACCCGCGACTACGCCGATAGCACCCCAGAACATCATGTCATCCACCCGGTCGGGATTCATGACACTTCTGGGTTCTTTGGAACGCATTTTCCCGATAATCAGGAAGCCGAGAAAACCGATGACATACATCAGCCCGTACCAGTGAATTTTCAACGGGCCAAGCGATAAGGCAATCGGGTCAAATTGAGGATGAACCAGCATGAATCAGGTACTCTCTTGCTAGAAAAACAGTTTATTGAGTTCAGAACCGGGGTCTTGTGCCCGCATGAAGGCTTCCCCAACCAGAAAAGCGTGGACGCCGTGGTCTCGCATTAGTTTGACATCGGCTTGCGTATGAATGCTGCTTTCAGTCACCAGTAACACCTCTTCTGGCACATCAGGTAAGAGGTCGATAGTGGTTTGCAGCGAAGTCTCGAAGGTGCGCAGGTTGCGGTTATTGATGCCGATCAGTGGGGCATTGAGACGCAAGGCACGCTCAAGTTCATCCTTGTCATGCACTTCTATCAGTGCATCCATGCCCAGTTCCCTTGCTAGCGCGTACAGATCCTTCATCTGTGCGTCAGCCAATGCCGCCACGATCAGCAGGATGCAGTCTGCACCGATAGCACGCGCCTCGAACACTTGATACGGATCAACGATGAAATCTTTACGAATAACGGGCAACTGGCAAGCTGCCCGCGCCGTTTGCAAGTAGCTTTCATGCCCCTGAAAGTACGGTGCATCGGTCAGCACCGACAAACAAGCCGCACCACCCTGTTCATAACTGGCCGCAATCGCAGGTGGATCAAAATCAGCGCGGATCAGCCCCTTGCTGGGGGATGCCTTTTTGATTTCAGCAATCACCGCAGAATCACCCGCCGCAATCCGCTGGCGCATGGATTGGATGAAACCGCGTACCGGCGAGGCACTCGCGGCCTCTTCCGCCAACTGTGCCAAGGGGCGGACAGCGGAACGCGCCGCGATTTCTTCCTGCTTGGTGCGCAAGATTTTTTGCAAAATATCAGGTGTACTCATCAGATGTTAACACCATTGGTTAGGTCAATCAGTTGTTGCAGACGCGCAGCGGCTACCCCAGAATCAATCGCTTGCTGGGCTTTAACAACCCCGCCAGCATGGCTGTCTGCCAAGCCTGCCACGTAAATGGCCGCCCCCGCATTCAGGCACACAATGTCGCGTGCCGTGCCGGGTTCGCCCGCCAAGACCCGTTGGATCAAATTCAGGCTTTCAGCAGCAGTTTCCACCCGGATACTGTCGAGGCTGGACTGGCGCACACCGACATCTTCGGGCTGAATGGTGTATTCCGTAATCACCCCGTCTTTCAGCTCAGCGACGAAGGTTAGTCCGGCGGTGCTGATTTCATCCAAACCATCGGCTGCATGAACCACCATGACGTGCTGGCTACCTAGGGTTTTCAGTACGTCAGCCATCGGACGCACCCAATGCTGGTCAAATACGCCCAACACTTGATTCGGGGCATTCGCTGGGTTCGCCATTGGGCCTAACAGATTGAAAATAGTGCGGACACCCAGTTCCCGACGTGGCCCACTGGCGTGCCCCATCGCGCTGTGATGCTTTTGGGCAAACAGGAAACCTACCCCCAGCGTATTGATACAATGGGCAACCTGTTCCGGGGTAATGTTCAGATTCACGCCCGCCGCTTCCAGCACATCGGCACTGCCGGATTTGCTGGAGACCGAACGATTACCATGCTTGGCTACCCTTGCGCCTGCCGCTGCCGTTACAAAGGCACTGGCGGTGGAAATATTGAACGTACCGGAGGAATCCCCCCCCGTCCCACAGGTATCGACCAAATGCTCGGGGCTGACCTCTACGCGGGTAGACAATTCCCGCATGACGCTTGCCGCTGCGCTGATTTCGGTGACGGTTTCACCGCGCATCCGCAAGCCAATCAGAAACCCGCCAATTTGCGCGGGAGTTGCCTGACCTGTCATGATGGTACGCATCGCAGCCGTCATTTCCTCGGTGGAAAATGAGCCGTTTTCGGTGATTTTGCGAATAAATTTTTGCAATTCCATGTAATCCGCTTGAGTCTTGCTAAGATAAGATGATGAATGGACGAATGCTAACATGGATTTGGTCTGTTGTGTTCACTACTAAAAGAGGTGTCTTATGGAAAAGAACGTTGGCAGTATGGATAGGAATATCCGTTTCGGTGCAGGGGCTGTCCTGCTGATTTGGGGTCTGGTTTTCAAGGGTGGCATCCTGCTGACCTTGATCGGGATTGTGCTACTCGCTACTGGCTACTTGAACTTCTGCCCGGCCTATAAGCTGATTGGCATGAATACCGACAAAAAATAAGCCGATTTCTACTGGCTTGGCTGGCGTCATTTGCCGCGAGCCAAGCAGTATGCGATATTGCCCGCCATTCATTTGGAAGGATACCGCATGATCATCAAACCCAGTGAGCACCCCGGCTCACACGAGCGTCATTTACTGCGCAAAGCCAGCAACCCGCTATTTCCCTTCGCCCCCACGCTGGACGATGACAACCTCATCGACGCACAACGGCTGGATCACGAAGCCTTGCAAACCTTCAACCGCGACTTCCACGAATTGCTGGAAGAAACCACTTCGCTCGCTGGCAATGTTGAGAGTGACGTTATCCTGCAACTCAAAGACCGTATGGATCGCGCTTACGAAAGTGCCTCCAGCCTCGGCCATGATGTCAGCAAGACGAAGGATGCCATCCGCAAACTGCTAAGTTTCATCATGGCGAGTGTACGACGTGGTGCGGGTACAGACATGCAGGCGCATCAGGAACTGGATCAGGAAGAAAGTGCCCGCGAAGCACATTTTGCCCTGTTGGATGCGCCATTGGTGGCAGATTTGTTGAATCCAAACTCACCTATTCACCCCGATGAACTGGTTCCCACCCTGTTGTCTGCGGACAAGGACGAGCTGCAAGTAGCCCTGCAAATGTTTGACGAAGTGCAATTGCTGGCGATTTTGAATCAGGGCGCAGCCTTGCTGGAACAGTTGCAAGGTGAAGGCATCAATGTCAGCATTCCGCAGGAAAAGCTGGGGTTTAT from Thiothrix litoralis encodes the following:
- a CDS encoding pyruvate carboxylase; translated protein: MTRPINKLLVANRGEIAVRILRAASELKLRTVSVYTYEDRFSPHRYKADEAYQIGKDDEPLKPYLDIEAIIKVAKRNHVDAIHPGYGFLSENVRFATRCREEGIIFIGPTPEAMQKLGDKVAAKEIAIASGLPVIEDSREPLDTLEIAKREADRIGYPLMMKAASGGGGRGMRVLREPSQLEGAYNDARNEALKAFGDATVFLEKYIDSPKHIEIQILGDTHGNIVHLYERDCSVQRRFQKVVEVAPSTGLKDETRENLYKYALAITRHVEYSCAGTVEFLVDKDERIYFIEVNPRVQVEHTITEEITGIDIVRSQILIAGGAKLDDPEIGIPSQESVECNGYAVQCRITTEDPENGFKPDYGTIIAYRSSGGFGVRLDAGAAYPGAKVSPFFDSMLVKVTTWGRSLEGASNRNLRALQEFRIRGVKTNIGFLENVLQHPVFTTGKCAVTFIDNHPELFHTTHRFDRGTKTLKFVGDVIVNGNPDVKYVDPNKHFRKPIIPEFDKVGAYPKGSKNLLDEMGAEKFCQWVKEQPNIFYTDTTLRDAHQSLLATRVRTDDMMKIAEGLAKNHPQLFSLELWGGATFDVAMRFLHECPWDRLKQLREAVPNILFQMLFRGSNAVGYTAYPDNVVEAFIEKSWENGIDVFRIFDSLNWIEGMRKSIQVVRERTGGIAEGTICYTGNVLNTDPSNKFNLQYYLDLARQLEDAGAHMLALKDMAGLLKPYAAETLIPALKSAVNIPIHLHTHDTSSIQSATLLKAIEGGVDVVDGCMSSMSGLTSQVNLNSLIAAMEGQPREQPFDLKSLNDYANYWEDVREMYYPFESGLKAGTAEVYNHEIPGGQYSNLRPQAIALGLEHKFEEVKENYAIVNRMFGDIVKVTPSSKVVGDMAIYMTSNGLTEQDVMERGKSLAFPDSVIDLFKGGLGQVPGGFPKDLSDIILKGEKPYTGRPNDHLKPVDMDAEFEAFKQEFDPEQTFLDFLSFKMYPAVFREFYKHQQEYGDISHLPTALFFYGLKLNEEVLVELGRGKVLIIRLLYRSPTDESGMCGVTFDFNGQIRAVQIRDLSVKPTKATNRKAVDPNEVGTSLQGKLSTVMVKAGDEVEENTPLFVIEAMKMETTITAPAAGKVKKVHLPAGELVEQGDLIVEME
- a CDS encoding thymidylate synthase codes for the protein MKQYLDLMRHVRDHGVRKDDRTGTGTVSVFGYQMRFDLSEGFPVVTTKKLHLRSIIHELLWFLKGDTNIRYLKENGVSIWDEWADAEGNLGPVYGYQWRNWPTPDGRHIDQMAQVIEQLKHNPDSRRIIVSAWNVADVDNMALPPCHAFFQFYVAEGKLSCQLYQRSADIFLGVPFNIASYALLTLMMAQVTGLQPGEFVHTLGDAHLYSNHLEQVERQLSREPYPLPQMKLNPAVTDLFAFTYDDFELQGYEYHPLIKAPIAV
- the lgt gene encoding prolipoprotein diacylglyceryl transferase, translating into MLVHPQFDPIALSLGPLKIHWYGLMYVIGFLGFLIIGKMRSKEPRSVMNPDRVDDMMFWGAIGVVAGGRIGYMLFYNLKGFLSDPISLFQVWDGGMSFHGGLLGVILAMFLLARRWNLNFFQVSDFVAPLVPIGLGAGRIGNFINGELWGRATDVPWGMVFPQVDNIARHPSQLYQAFLEGLVLFLLLNWFRKRSPPVAAISGLFLVGYGIARVMVEFVREPDSQLGYVAWGWVTQGQVLSVPMILLGLLFMGVAYKVGKR
- the trpC gene encoding indole-3-glycerol phosphate synthase TrpC, which codes for MSTPDILQKILRTKQEEIAARSAVRPLAQLAEEAASASPVRGFIQSMRQRIAAGDSAVIAEIKKASPSKGLIRADFDPPAIAASYEQGGAACLSVLTDAPYFQGHESYLQTARAACQLPVIRKDFIVDPYQVFEARAIGADCILLIVAALADAQMKDLYALARELGMDALIEVHDKDELERALRLNAPLIGINNRNLRTFETSLQTTIDLLPDVPEEVLLVTESSIHTQADVKLMRDHGVHAFLVGEAFMRAQDPGSELNKLFF
- the trpD gene encoding anthranilate phosphoribosyltransferase, encoding MELQKFIRKITENGSFSTEEMTAAMRTIMTGQATPAQIGGFLIGLRMRGETVTEISAAASVMRELSTRVEVSPEHLVDTCGTGGDSSGTFNISTASAFVTAAAGARVAKHGNRSVSSKSGSADVLEAAGVNLNITPEQVAHCINTLGVGFLFAQKHHSAMGHASGPRRELGVRTIFNLLGPMANPANAPNQVLGVFDQHWVRPMADVLKTLGSQHVMVVHAADGLDEISTAGLTFVAELKDGVITEYTIQPEDVGVRQSSLDSIRVETAAESLNLIQRVLAGEPGTARDIVCLNAGAAIYVAGLADSHAGGVVKAQQAIDSGVAAARLQQLIDLTNGVNI